From a region of the Eretmochelys imbricata isolate rEreImb1 chromosome 6, rEreImb1.hap1, whole genome shotgun sequence genome:
- the VRTN gene encoding vertnin, whose product MIQRHQLVQSVLQELQEATECFGLEGLTSAALEAERTLSSFSLPSYCGRQFQEELEVDRVARSLYPEDAPSNMLPLVCKGEGNHLFEAASVLLWGNPSLSLELQVRTVVEMLLHKHYYLNGMIDSKVMLQAARYSLCTEESPEMTSLPLAILEAIFDADIKATCFPGTFANMWHVYALASVLQCNIYSIYPMSNLKIRPYFNRLIRPRKCGPQTSTLHIMWSGQQLSSQVFKAQYFVAVVGLEELEPTSPPPEPPVQPVQTLELLKSDPRLTYFNLCDRYSITKSTFYRWKRQSREHRQKAATRFAAKHFLQSCFQEGNVIPLQHFRQMFPEISRSTYYAWKHEMQSMVNGGDTSAPAEAMVSQEPHGDHQKKPHPDRDDAAKSERDLRPKIPSLEPNQAGIFMQGAKSYLEKCISMNTLVPYRCFKRSFPGISRSTYYNWRRKAIKGNPNFKPPQPPSVSQKPLVKGKAYLPFKPGNLPGKKRLNGHRPEPRSLLQLKPSLYNWRKQLRDVAKRHVQQWRLPFCKFRLRYPGFSSTAYWFWKRSSQQMNKHPLWTSSSQQLSQVISEAPGKAEPAIKPQSQMEVAPRHLDKQASVTPYNATISGYAMSERANSRMFVMDVIATAQFKAQAKLFLQQRFESKTFPTYKEFSAHFPLTARSTYYMWKRALHDGLTLVDA is encoded by the coding sequence ATGATCCAGCGGCACCAGCTAGTGCAGTCTGTActgcaggagctgcaggaggccacTGAATGCTTTGGGCTAGAGGGACTGACCAGTGCAGCCCTGGAGGCTGAGAGGACCTTGTCCTCTTTCTCCCTACCCAGCTACTGCGGGAGGCAGTTCCAGGAAGAGTTGGAAGTTGACCGGGTGGCAAGAAGCCTGTATCCGGAGGACGCCCCCAGCAACATGCTGCCTCTGGTCTGCAAGGGGGAGGGGAACCACCTGTTTGAGGCAGCCAgtgtgctgctgtgggggaaCCCCAGCCTGAGTCTGGAGCTGCAGGTGCGCACAGTTGTGGAGATGTTGCTGCACAAGCATTACTACCTGAACGGTATGATTGACTCCAAGGTGATGCTGCAGGCTGCCCGCTACTCCCTCTGCACCGAGGAGTCCCCCGAGATGACCAGCCTCCCTCTGGCCATCCTTGAGGCCATTTTTGATGCTGACATCAAGGCCACTTGTTTCCCTGGCACCTTTGCCAACATGTGGCATGTCTACGCCCTGGCCTCGGTGCTGCAGTGTAACATCTACTCCATCTACCCCATGAGCAACTTGAAGATCCGGCCATACTTCAACCGCCTCATCCGGCCCAGGAAGTGTGGCCCACAGACCTCCACGCTCCATATCATGTGGTCAGGGCAGCAGCTCTCCTCACAGGTTTTCAAAGCACAGTACTTCGTGGCTGTGGTAGGCCTGGAAGAACTGGAACCCACAAGCCCTCCTCCAGAGCCTCCAGTCCAGCCAGTCCAGACTCTGGAGCTGCTGAAGAGTGACCCCCGGCTGACCTACTTTAATCTGTGTGACCGCTACAGCATCACCAAGAGCACCTTCTACCGCTGGAAGCGCCAGTCCCGGGAGCACAGGCAGAaagcagccaccaggtttgcagcCAAACACTTCCTGCAGTCTTGCTTCCAAGAGGGCAATGTGATTCCTCTTCAGCACTTCCGACAAATGTTCCCAGAAATCTCCCGCTCCACTTACTATGCTTGGAAGCATGAGATGCAGAGCATGGTCAATGGTGGCGATAcctctgctccagctgaggcTATGGTGTCACAGGAGCCTCATGGAGACCATCAAAAAAAGCCCCACCCAGACAGGGATGATGCAGCAAAGTCAGAGAGGGACCTAAGGCCAAAGATCCCTTCCCTGGAGCCCAACCAAGCAGGAATCTTCATGCAAGGAGCCAAGTCATACCTAGAGAAATGCATCTCCATGAACACTCTGGTGCCCTACAGGTGCTTCAAGCGCAGCTTCCCTGGTATCTCCAGGTCCACCTACTACAACTGGCGGAGAAAAGCCATTAAGGGGAACCCCAACTTCAAACCCCCTCAGCCTCCCTCAGTCAGCCAGAAGCCCCTAGTGAAAGGGAAGGCATACCTGCCATTCAAGCCTGGAAATCTGCCTGGCAAGAAAAGGCTGAATGGACACCGACCAGAGCCCAGAAGTCTCCTCCAGCTCAAACCCTCTCTCTATAACTGGAGAAAGCAGCTTCGAGACGTGGCCAAGAGGCATGTCCAGCAGTGGCGGCTGCCATTCTGCAAGTTCCGCCTGCGATACCCGGGCTTCTCCTCCACAGCCTATTGGTTCTGGAAGAGAAGCAGCCAGCAGATGAACAAGCATCCTCTCTGGACCAGCTCATCCCAACAGCTGAGTCAGGTCATCTCAGAGGCTCCTGGAAAAGCAGAGCCTGCGATAAAGCCACAGTCACAAATGGAAGTGGCTCCCAGGCATCTAGACAAGCAAGCATCGGTCACCCCCTACAATGCCACAATCTCGGGCTATGCCATGTCGGAAAGAGCCAACAGCCGGATGTTCGTGATGGATGTGATTGCCACTGCCCAGTTCAAAGCTCAGGCCAAACTGTTcctgcagcagcgctttgaaTCGAAAACCTTCCCGACCTACAAAGAGTTCAGTGCCCACTTCCCCCTCACGGCACGCTCCACCTACTACATGTGGAAGCGTGCGCTGCACGATGGACTGACACTAGTGGATGCCTGA